A segment of the Acidimicrobiales bacterium genome:
GTGGGCGATCTGCTGCTCGGGGGCCGGCCCCTCGAAGCGGGTGAGGAACGGATCGCCGCTCACGGCGCCTCCCCGACCGGGGCCCGGCGCGCGCCCCGCCGCTCGCCGAGCACCTGCTCCTGGTGGCGCATCTCTGCGTCGTAGTGGATCCACATCCGCAGGAAGGTGCCGATCACCGCGAAGAGGGCGAGCAGGATCGTGAACAGCGGCAGGGTGCCGAGCCACCGGTCGAGCCCGTAGCCGGCCAGGCCGAACAGCACCGGCGTGACGGCGAACTCGACCGCACGCTGCAGGCCCTCACCGAACCCGTTGTAGAGGTCTCGCCGTTCGCCGACGTCCACCCTCTGCCTTCCGCGTGCCCGTGGCCGGCGAGCCTCTGTCTGGAT
Coding sequences within it:
- a CDS encoding AtpZ/AtpI family protein; translation: MVRRFTSATGRRQIQTEARRPRARGRQRVDVGERRDLYNGFGEGLQRAVEFAVTPVLFGLAGYGLDRWLGTLPLFTILLALFAVIGTFLRMWIHYDAEMRHQEQVLGERRGARRAPVGEAP